One genomic window of Campylobacter curvus includes the following:
- a CDS encoding TonB-dependent receptor family protein: MRKRSLALCAVLFCSFANGAEQGNTKEVKLENIVVSATGFEQNADENLRNVIIVDSQTIHERGYTSIRQALERVSAISFVDTGLGRNIDMRGQGSKANVAVKVMVDNRPINVLDNSHGVTPIDSVSIENVERIEIIPGGGSVLYGNGTRGGVINIITKKSKEDAASFGVKFNTYDYSNTLLSNFNLGLSKKFTDNFAFSTNLDAFNGHGYRQGDKKKGFYSASKIYADIADNTNLTLNYNFYQANEDTSGYLTKAQIDADPRQKADGSIKTKTTRPEISLDVTHKISDSWELNALAFWQKQKIYYKERLSPYNYNSLVVMADGTGSRFNDEISGVNLKAKYNYMRNSYLIFGYDFKYREALRHHIVSYGGVSSGPATVNSHVMTTKLNMKKETHSVFVMDSHEFNDSFILTAGARYEHAGYKSDRNYHNYMNMKIGAMTRITDTTTIYNTKDHSNNYALEFTPTYKYSDTGRIYAKYERGFLSPSPSQLTNRRTGANPYYASDLDPETFDTFEVGVKDYLFDFSEIALALYYTKTKDEITYTGDPHATMGAYWQYYNLDETRRIGAELNLAQNFDKLTLSQSMSYIDAKVTKGVNDGKRVPYVSKVKATAGASYEFTQNVSSFVNLTYLSKALDGGKNDSDGKMQNNEYTKSYLLTDIGLNYTYKNLNVFAGVKNLFDKKYYTYQSAVDDKYLPGEGRSYYMEFKYNF; the protein is encoded by the coding sequence ATGAGAAAAAGGAGTTTGGCGCTCTGCGCCGTTTTGTTCTGCTCTTTTGCAAACGGCGCGGAACAGGGAAACACCAAAGAGGTAAAACTTGAAAATATTGTGGTATCTGCCACTGGTTTTGAACAAAATGCTGATGAAAATTTAAGAAATGTTATCATTGTAGATTCTCAAACGATACATGAACGCGGATATACATCGATAAGGCAAGCTTTAGAACGCGTAAGTGCGATCAGCTTCGTAGATACGGGGCTTGGTAGAAACATCGATATGCGCGGACAAGGCTCCAAAGCAAATGTCGCTGTAAAGGTGATGGTAGATAATCGCCCTATAAATGTGCTCGATAACTCGCACGGAGTAACTCCGATAGATAGCGTCAGTATCGAAAATGTCGAGCGTATCGAAATAATCCCTGGTGGCGGTTCGGTGCTTTATGGAAACGGCACTAGAGGTGGAGTCATCAATATAATCACTAAAAAATCAAAAGAAGATGCAGCGTCTTTTGGTGTGAAATTTAATACCTATGACTACTCAAATACTCTTTTATCAAATTTCAACCTCGGACTATCTAAAAAATTTACCGATAATTTTGCCTTTAGCACAAATTTAGACGCGTTTAACGGACACGGTTATAGACAAGGAGATAAGAAAAAGGGATTTTATTCTGCTTCAAAAATATATGCCGATATAGCCGATAACACAAATTTGACATTAAATTACAACTTCTATCAAGCAAACGAGGATACGAGTGGCTATCTTACTAAAGCTCAAATAGACGCCGATCCGCGCCAAAAAGCCGATGGAAGCATAAAAACAAAAACCACTCGCCCAGAGATCAGCCTGGACGTAACGCACAAGATTAGTGATAGTTGGGAGCTAAACGCACTAGCCTTTTGGCAAAAGCAAAAAATATATTATAAAGAGCGATTGTCTCCTTATAATTACAACTCGCTGGTAGTCATGGCCGATGGAACAGGTAGTAGATTTAACGATGAGATAAGCGGCGTGAATTTAAAGGCAAAGTATAATTACATGAGAAATTCATATCTGATTTTTGGCTATGACTTTAAATATCGCGAAGCTTTACGCCATCACATCGTCTCTTATGGTGGGGTATCGTCAGGGCCTGCAACCGTAAATTCTCACGTTATGACAACGAAACTAAATATGAAAAAAGAGACGCACTCAGTTTTTGTCATGGACTCTCACGAATTTAACGATAGCTTTATCCTAACAGCCGGCGCTAGATACGAGCATGCAGGCTATAAAAGCGACAGGAACTATCATAACTATATGAATATGAAAATAGGAGCGATGACCAGGATAACCGATACGACGACGATTTATAACACTAAAGATCATTCTAACAACTACGCGCTTGAATTTACACCTACATACAAATACTCAGACACTGGGCGCATCTATGCCAAATATGAGCGCGGCTTCCTCTCTCCCTCTCCGTCTCAGCTGACAAACAGACGAACTGGTGCAAATCCGTATTACGCATCAGATCTTGATCCAGAAACATTCGACACTTTTGAAGTGGGAGTAAAGGATTATTTATTTGATTTCAGCGAAATCGCTCTTGCTTTATACTACACCAAGACAAAGGATGAGATCACATATACCGGTGATCCGCACGCTACGATGGGCGCTTATTGGCAGTATTATAATCTTGACGAAACGCGTAGGATCGGAGCGGAGCTAAATTTAGCTCAAAATTTTGACAAGCTCACACTTTCTCAAAGCATGAGCTATATAGACGCAAAGGTCACAAAAGGCGTGAATGACGGCAAACGAGTCCCTTACGTATCTAAAGTGAAAGCTACTGCGGGGGCTAGCTATGAATTTACGCAAAATGTGTCAAGCTTTGTAAATTTAACATATCTTTCAAAGGCACTTGACGGCGGTAAAAACGATAGTGACGGCAAGATGCAAAATAACGAATATACAAAAAGCTATCTCTTGACCGACATCGGGCTAAACTACACATATAAAAATTTAAATGTCTTTGCGGGCGTGAAAAATTTATTTGATAAAAAGTATTACACTTACCAAAGTGCCGTAGATGATAAATACCTACCTGGAGAGGGAAGATCGTATTATATGGAGTTTAAATATAATTTTTAG
- the moaA gene encoding GTP 3',8-cyclase MoaA — MLVDKYGRVVDYLRISVTQRCNFRCRYCMPTTPFSWTPRENLLSFEELFLFVKVAIDEGVTKIRLTGGEPLVRKDLDVFVKMISDYKPDIDLALTTNGFMLRHYAKKLRDAGLKRINMSLDTLNEQKAKFIAQKSVLHEVLTGFEAALDAGLKVKINTVALKGVNDDELINLLEFARFRNSQIRFIEYMENSHAKDDLKGLKSDEILDIISQKYNVTKDEKLPNAPASIYRLDDGYKFGIIDPHKHDFCESCNRIRLSAEGLLIPCLYFEDALSIKDAVSRGDIVGASEILRQVLANKPKENKWAVGAANETSSRAFYQTGG, encoded by the coding sequence ATGCTTGTAGATAAATATGGTCGGGTGGTTGATTATTTGCGTATTTCCGTTACGCAGCGCTGTAATTTCAGGTGCAGGTATTGCATGCCGACGACGCCTTTTAGCTGGACGCCAAGAGAAAATTTGCTCAGCTTCGAGGAGTTGTTTTTGTTTGTCAAGGTCGCTATAGACGAGGGCGTGACAAAGATACGTTTGACCGGTGGCGAGCCGCTGGTGCGTAAAGATCTTGATGTGTTCGTAAAGATGATAAGCGACTATAAGCCGGACATCGATCTGGCGCTTACGACTAACGGCTTTATGCTGCGCCACTACGCAAAGAAGCTAAGAGACGCAGGGCTAAAGCGCATAAATATGTCGCTTGACACGCTTAACGAACAAAAGGCTAAATTCATAGCTCAAAAGAGCGTTTTACACGAGGTTTTGACCGGGTTTGAGGCTGCTCTTGACGCGGGGCTGAAGGTAAAGATAAACACGGTCGCGTTAAAGGGCGTGAACGACGACGAGCTGATAAATTTGCTTGAATTCGCAAGGTTTAGGAATTCACAGATAAGATTTATCGAATATATGGAAAATTCTCACGCGAAAGACGATCTAAAAGGTCTAAAAAGTGATGAAATTTTAGACATCATTTCACAAAAATACAATGTCACGAAGGATGAAAAGTTGCCAAACGCACCGGCCTCGATCTACCGTCTGGACGACGGATATAAATTCGGTATCATCGATCCGCACAAGCATGACTTTTGCGAGAGTTGCAACCGCATCCGCCTAAGTGCCGAGGGACTGCTCATACCGTGTTTGTATTTCGAGGACGCGCTTAGCATAAAAGACGCCGTCAGTCGCGGCGACATCGTAGGAGCGAGCGAAATTTTAAGACAAGTTTTGGCTAATAAGCCCAAAGAGAACAAATGGGCTGTCGGGGCCGCTAACGAGACCTCCTCGCGCGCCTTTTATCAAACGGGCGGGTGA
- a CDS encoding 7-carboxy-7-deazaguanine synthase QueE, translating to MELVESFLSVQGEGAYQGRLAVFLRFFGCNLNCIGFDVKTRSNKTGEILIGCDSARAVFKGHFKPKRYSGDEILLLVKDICKGLKTRPIVVLTGGEPLIHHKNENFINLVQNLLDLGFDVHFETNGTIEVNFVKFPVYKKCKFALGIKLANSGVSVDKRINMKAIEAICKNAKESFYKFVLSSPGDNDLEQILQVLKISDAPVWCMAMGASRSELEQNAPRVADFAIKHGFNYSERIHIRLWDKKEGV from the coding sequence CTGGAGCTTGTCGAGAGCTTTTTGAGCGTTCAGGGCGAAGGTGCTTACCAGGGCAGGCTCGCCGTATTTTTGCGATTTTTTGGCTGCAATCTAAACTGCATCGGCTTTGACGTAAAAACAAGATCAAACAAAACGGGCGAAATTTTGATCGGCTGCGATAGCGCAAGGGCCGTTTTTAAAGGACATTTTAAGCCCAAGAGATACTCTGGCGACGAAATTTTATTGCTTGTAAAAGATATATGCAAAGGGCTAAAGACCCGACCTATCGTCGTTCTGACCGGTGGCGAACCTCTCATACATCACAAAAATGAAAATTTCATAAATTTAGTACAAAATTTGCTGGATCTTGGCTTTGATGTGCATTTTGAGACAAACGGCACGATCGAGGTGAATTTTGTAAAATTCCCGGTATATAAAAAATGTAAATTCGCACTTGGCATAAAGCTCGCAAACAGTGGCGTGAGCGTAGATAAACGTATAAATATGAAGGCGATAGAGGCGATTTGCAAAAATGCTAAAGAGAGCTTTTATAAGTTTGTTTTAAGCTCGCCTGGCGATAATGACTTGGAACAAATTTTGCAAGTGCTGAAGATATCGGATGCGCCTGTTTGGTGCATGGCGATGGGCGCTAGTAGGAGCGAGCTGGAGCAAAATGCGCCAAGGGTCGCAGATTTTGCTATAAAGCATGGATTTAACTACTCTGAGCGCATCCACATCAGGCTTTGGGATAAAAAAGAGGGTGTTTGA
- a CDS encoding 6-pyruvoyl trahydropterin synthase family protein, with protein sequence MIIRKLFTFENAHIVRFCSSKRCRTSIHGHSYKAEVLLSSNFLDNAGMVYDFGLMKQNIKCIIDSFDHATTIFSGDEAEYKNDLKKHSARWVEISLNPSAEQFCRIFFVIIDRLLSTTIMQNGEREVKLESIIVHETDTGYAQCFRDDAYNAKMGEINLDRIVFSQAVIDEWDDKELFEKIKFKKPIVNAKDV encoded by the coding sequence ATGATAATACGAAAACTTTTTACGTTTGAAAACGCGCATATCGTGAGGTTTTGTAGCTCAAAGCGCTGCAGGACGAGCATCCACGGCCATAGCTACAAGGCTGAGGTGCTGCTAAGCTCAAATTTTTTGGATAATGCCGGCATGGTTTATGATTTTGGCTTGATGAAGCAAAACATCAAGTGCATAATCGACAGCTTCGATCACGCTACGACGATATTTTCAGGCGACGAGGCGGAGTATAAAAACGATCTCAAAAAGCACTCCGCGCGCTGGGTAGAGATCTCGCTAAATCCCTCGGCGGAGCAGTTTTGCAGGATATTTTTCGTCATCATCGATAGGCTTTTGAGCACTACTATCATGCAAAACGGCGAGCGCGAGGTGAAGCTAGAGAGTATAATCGTGCATGAGACGGATACGGGCTATGCGCAGTGCTTTAGAGATGATGCTTATAACGCGAAAATGGGTGAGATAAATTTAGACCGGATCGTATTTTCGCAGGCCGTGATCGACGAGTGGGACGATAAAGAGCTGTTTGAAAAGATAAAATTTAAAAAGCCTATCGTAAATGCTAAGGATGTTTAA
- a CDS encoding 16S rRNA (uracil(1498)-N(3))-methyltransferase — protein MQFLYDAMAGCENLKIINEAFLHLKARRAKVGERVNLRNLKDGKDYLYEIEEFGRKDAKLRLVFTSTLAAISYKFSLAWAVVDPKTVEKTTPFLNELGVGKLIFVYTKFSQANFKIDVKRLEYISALSCEQCGRGSLMSFEIYKNLDEFLAVYKDVALVNFGGKNLAEYKGELLFIGPEGGFAPDETRKIISSYSLDTNSILRSQTAAVSVASKFLV, from the coding sequence TTGCAGTTTTTATACGACGCTATGGCCGGCTGTGAAAATTTAAAGATCATAAACGAAGCATTTTTGCACCTTAAGGCACGTAGAGCAAAAGTCGGCGAACGCGTAAATTTAAGAAATTTAAAAGACGGCAAGGACTATCTTTATGAGATAGAAGAATTTGGACGTAAAGATGCCAAGCTAAGGCTTGTTTTCACATCGACGCTTGCGGCTATAAGCTATAAATTTAGCCTGGCTTGGGCGGTCGTGGATCCAAAAACTGTCGAGAAGACGACCCCTTTTTTAAACGAGCTTGGCGTTGGCAAACTCATTTTCGTTTATACGAAATTTTCGCAGGCGAATTTTAAGATAGACGTGAAGCGCCTTGAATATATAAGTGCGCTTTCTTGCGAACAGTGCGGACGAGGCTCGCTGATGAGCTTTGAAATTTATAAAAATTTAGATGAATTTCTGGCTGTCTATAAAGATGTCGCGCTCGTAAATTTCGGCGGTAAAAATTTAGCCGAGTATAAAGGAGAGTTGCTTTTTATCGGCCCTGAGGGAGGTTTTGCTCCAGATGAGACGCGCAAGATAATTTCTAGCTACTCGCTTGATACAAATAGCATTTTAAGGTCACAAACCGCGGCTGTGAGTGTGGCTAGCAAATTTTTAGTGTAG
- the rpmE gene encoding 50S ribosomal protein L31 yields the protein MKKEIHPEYIDCTVTCACGNTFKTKSNKSEIKIDICDKCHPFFTGSEKIVDSAGRVEKFKKKYALN from the coding sequence ATGAAAAAAGAGATACATCCGGAGTATATCGATTGCACCGTTACTTGCGCATGTGGCAACACTTTTAAAACAAAATCGAACAAAAGCGAGATCAAGATCGACATTTGCGACAAATGCCATCCGTTTTTTACAGGTAGCGAAAAGATCGTAGATAGCGCCGGCCGCGTCGAGAAATTCAAGAAAAAATACGCATTAAACTAA
- the rsmI gene encoding 16S rRNA (cytidine(1402)-2'-O)-methyltransferase, with product MLYFVPTPIGNLEDISLRAISVLRGCEVIICEDTRVSKSLVNLLNDRFDANINIRNFIPLHTHNEANFFANLDENFFDKNVAYMSDAGMPGISDPGVALVRYAQKNGIAYEILSGANAALLSVVASGFCDKEFVFLGFLPNTGKDRNLAIQNALNLAYPCVIYESPKRILSLIENLAKFDSEREIFVIKEATKKFETKFKGSAKGVANELKDANLNGEWCVVVSQNRNVASQTISIDDVNALDIAPKAKAKLLSKITGRDVKKIYSELIASL from the coding sequence TTGCTTTATTTTGTTCCTACTCCGATAGGAAATTTAGAAGACATCTCGCTTCGCGCGATCAGCGTTTTGCGCGGATGCGAGGTGATCATCTGCGAAGATACGAGAGTCAGTAAAAGTCTCGTAAATCTACTAAACGACCGCTTTGACGCGAACATAAACATACGAAATTTCATCCCCCTACATACTCACAACGAGGCTAATTTTTTTGCAAATTTAGATGAAAATTTTTTTGATAAAAACGTGGCTTATATGAGCGACGCGGGTATGCCAGGTATCAGCGATCCAGGAGTGGCGCTCGTTAGATACGCTCAAAAAAACGGCATCGCTTATGAAATTTTAAGCGGAGCCAACGCTGCACTCTTGAGCGTTGTAGCAAGCGGATTTTGTGATAAGGAATTCGTATTTTTAGGCTTTTTGCCAAATACCGGCAAAGATAGGAATTTAGCCATACAAAACGCCCTAAATTTGGCCTACCCATGCGTGATCTATGAAAGTCCGAAGCGTATTTTGAGCCTTATTGAAAATTTAGCGAAATTTGATAGCGAGCGTGAAATTTTTGTCATAAAAGAGGCGACTAAAAAATTTGAGACGAAATTTAAAGGCAGCGCCAAAGGTGTCGCAAACGAGCTAAAAGACGCCAACTTAAATGGCGAGTGGTGCGTAGTCGTCTCGCAAAATCGCAATGTAGCGTCGCAAACCATAAGCATAGACGATGTAAACGCCCTTGATATCGCGCCAAAAGCAAAAGCTAAGCTACTAAGCAAGATCACGGGACGAGACGTAAAAAAGATATACTCCGAGCTTATAGCCTCTTTGTAA
- the rlmB gene encoding 23S rRNA (guanosine(2251)-2'-O)-methyltransferase RlmB encodes MIIYGKQLFLHILDKHPQTIEEIYLSKECDKKLFSRICGVGKHISRVDNQKAQSLARGGNHQGFLAKVGEYEFAAINELKKMSFIAVLYGISDVGNIGAIARSAYALGCEGLVVVAKSINMEGVLRASSGAAYEIPIVLFEDGLSLLNELKQSGFCLYATASNGKNVHEMKFDPKRALIMGSEGEGIPQKALAKCDECVGIKLKEGWDSLNVSAAFAIICDRMINE; translated from the coding sequence ATGATAATATACGGGAAGCAGCTATTTTTGCATATTTTGGATAAGCATCCGCAAACGATAGAAGAGATATATCTCTCAAAAGAGTGCGATAAAAAATTATTTTCGCGCATTTGCGGTGTCGGTAAGCATATATCTCGTGTGGATAATCAAAAGGCTCAGTCCTTGGCTCGAGGCGGCAACCATCAAGGCTTTTTGGCCAAGGTCGGCGAATATGAATTCGCCGCGATAAACGAGCTAAAAAAGATGAGTTTCATTGCCGTGCTTTACGGCATCAGCGACGTAGGAAATATCGGAGCTATCGCGAGGAGCGCTTATGCGCTTGGCTGCGAGGGACTTGTCGTGGTTGCAAAGAGCATAAATATGGAAGGCGTTTTGCGCGCTAGTAGCGGTGCTGCTTATGAGATCCCAATAGTGCTTTTCGAGGACGGACTGAGTCTGCTAAACGAGCTCAAACAAAGCGGCTTTTGTCTTTATGCTACCGCTAGTAACGGCAAAAACGTGCATGAGATGAAATTTGATCCCAAGCGAGCACTGATAATGGGCTCGGAAGGCGAAGGCATCCCACAAAAGGCGCTCGCAAAATGCGACGAGTGCGTAGGGATAAAACTAAAAGAGGGCTGGGACTCGCTAAACGTGAGCGCGGCCTTTGCGATAATCTGTGATAGGATGATAAATGAATGA
- a CDS encoding HldE family sugar kinase has protein sequence MVKFLALQALFCSLLFAASATLSAQALSADASAARSLFSDESKFVDEKGFVKTKEIVGLLQENGLFDAASFSSSSLNLKFTTNDEISPAIFVKALNFSLDMMGVNIARVNEFSNLSPISYSLIALKSGGIDPVLLAQALDASGFGILEFSRQGGNLVISLEAKDAQIKSGEPIFGEEFVLPRSAGAYFLNTSGASELEIVSNEPSRWVPLVRIYDKNLEQIVSFEEHKAMHKYDLQLPSDAKYVLISDNIDINNIKNDISVKLSK, from the coding sequence TTGGTAAAATTCCTAGCCTTGCAGGCTCTTTTTTGCTCCCTGCTCTTTGCTGCGAGCGCTACTCTTAGTGCGCAGGCTCTTAGCGCCGATGCCTCGGCCGCTCGCTCTCTTTTTAGCGATGAGAGTAAATTTGTCGATGAAAAAGGCTTCGTAAAGACAAAGGAGATAGTCGGTCTCTTGCAAGAAAACGGGCTTTTTGATGCGGCGTCATTTTCCTCTTCGAGCTTAAATTTAAAATTTACCACGAACGATGAAATTTCGCCTGCGATTTTTGTAAAAGCCCTAAATTTCAGCCTTGATATGATGGGCGTAAATATCGCCAGAGTCAATGAATTTTCAAATTTATCGCCTATTTCTTACTCTCTCATCGCGCTTAAAAGTGGTGGTATCGACCCCGTTTTGCTCGCTCAGGCTCTTGATGCAAGCGGCTTTGGGATTTTAGAATTTAGCAGACAAGGTGGCAATCTGGTCATCAGCCTTGAGGCAAAAGACGCACAGATAAAAAGCGGTGAGCCTATTTTTGGCGAGGAGTTTGTTTTACCGCGTTCTGCCGGGGCGTATTTTTTAAACACGAGCGGTGCTAGCGAGCTTGAGATCGTCTCTAACGAGCCTAGCCGCTGGGTGCCTTTGGTGAGGATCTATGATAAAAATTTAGAGCAGATAGTGAGCTTTGAAGAGCACAAGGCGATGCACAAATACGACTTACAGCTGCCAAGCGACGCCAAATACGTGCTGATAAGTGATAATATCGACATAAATAACATAAAAAACGACATAAGCGTAAAGCTTAGCAAATAG
- a CDS encoding LL-diaminopimelate aminotransferase — MFDEIRFNTIERLPNYVFAEVNAIKMAARRNGEDIIDFSMGNPEGRTPQHIVDKLCESAQKDKTHGYSASAGIYKLRLAICNWYKRKYDVNLDPDTEAVAVMGSKEGFVHLTQAIINPGDVAVVPDPAYPIHTQAFIIAGGNVAKMPLVYNEKFELDENKFFENLQQTIHASSPKPKYVVVNFPHNPTTVTVQKSFYERLVAMSKKERFYIISDIAYADLTFDGYKTPSIFEVDGAKDVAVECYTLSKSYNMAGWRVGFVCGNKRLCAALKKIKSWFDYGMFTPIQVGATVALDGPQECVSEICKIYEKRRDVLIEVFENVGWSMQKPRASMFVWAKLPPQVGNIGSLEFSKQLLTKACVAVSPGVGFGEGGNDYVRIALIENENRIRQAARNVKKYLKEF; from the coding sequence ATGTTTGACGAGATTAGGTTCAACACGATCGAGAGGCTACCAAATTACGTATTTGCCGAGGTGAATGCGATAAAAATGGCCGCACGTAGAAATGGCGAGGACATCATCGATTTTTCGATGGGAAACCCTGAAGGCCGCACGCCTCAGCACATCGTAGATAAGCTCTGTGAGAGCGCGCAAAAGGATAAAACGCACGGATATTCGGCGAGTGCCGGAATTTACAAGCTTCGTCTTGCTATTTGCAACTGGTACAAGCGAAAATACGATGTAAATTTAGACCCGGATACCGAGGCTGTGGCGGTCATGGGCAGCAAAGAGGGCTTCGTGCATCTTACTCAAGCTATCATAAACCCGGGCGACGTCGCCGTAGTGCCGGATCCTGCATATCCGATACACACGCAAGCTTTTATAATCGCCGGCGGGAACGTCGCAAAGATGCCGCTAGTTTATAATGAAAAATTTGAGCTTGACGAGAATAAATTTTTTGAAAATTTACAACAAACTATCCACGCCAGCTCGCCAAAGCCAAAATATGTAGTTGTAAATTTCCCGCACAATCCAACGACAGTCACCGTGCAAAAGAGCTTTTACGAGCGACTGGTAGCGATGTCTAAAAAAGAGAGATTTTACATCATCTCCGATATCGCCTATGCGGACCTCACGTTTGATGGCTACAAAACGCCTAGTATCTTTGAGGTCGATGGGGCAAAAGACGTCGCGGTGGAGTGCTACACGCTTTCAAAAAGCTACAATATGGCAGGCTGGCGCGTAGGCTTCGTGTGCGGCAACAAACGCCTTTGCGCTGCGCTTAAAAAGATCAAATCATGGTTTGACTACGGCATGTTCACGCCGATACAAGTCGGTGCGACCGTGGCACTTGACGGGCCGCAAGAGTGTGTGAGCGAAATTTGCAAAATTTACGAGAAGCGCCGCGATGTGCTTATCGAAGTCTTTGAAAATGTGGGCTGGAGCATGCAAAAGCCAAGGGCCAGTATGTTTGTCTGGGCGAAGCTGCCGCCGCAAGTAGGCAACATAGGAAGCCTTGAGTTTTCAAAGCAGCTACTGACAAAAGCTTGCGTAGCTGTGAGCCCCGGTGTGGGCTTTGGCGAAGGTGGCAACGACTACGTCAGGATCGCTCTCATAGAAAATGAAAACCGTATCCGTCAAGCGGCCAGAAATGTCAAAAAATATTTGAAAGAATTTTAA
- a CDS encoding homoserine dehydrogenase, translating to MNVAILGVGVVGSEVANILLKNKKIITARSGQQIIPVVGVVRNLDKKRNVKIPLSADIDSVIKRDDIDVYVELMGGVDEPYRVVSEILKRKKAVVTANKALLAYHRFKLQNLAADTPFGFEASVAGGIPIIKTLREGLSANHILSIKGIMNGTSNFILTSMMNGGANFDEALRTAQNLGYAEADPTFDIGGFDAAHKLLILASIAYGVHGDPEDILIEGIERITKEDIFFANDFEYVIKLLAIAKKVGEKVELRVHPALVPKDKMIAKVDGVMNAVSVVGDAVGETMYYGAGAGGAATASAVISDLIDIARGLKTPMLGYKSPLEKELKLLAQDEIRTKYYFRLRVEDKVGVLAKITNLMSENHLSIDSFLQKPVTKSEGEVTLFFTTHTSLEADVKSVIGLLKKQNFIKEDPFMIRIEE from the coding sequence ATGAATGTAGCAATCTTGGGCGTTGGCGTCGTCGGTAGCGAGGTCGCTAATATCCTTTTAAAAAATAAAAAGATCATTACCGCAAGAAGCGGCCAGCAGATAATCCCGGTCGTTGGTGTGGTGCGAAATTTAGACAAAAAGCGAAACGTGAAGATACCGCTTAGCGCCGATATCGATAGTGTTATAAAGCGCGATGATATCGATGTTTATGTCGAGCTTATGGGCGGAGTGGACGAGCCTTACCGCGTGGTGAGCGAAATTTTAAAACGCAAAAAAGCGGTCGTCACCGCGAATAAGGCGCTCTTGGCATATCACCGCTTTAAACTGCAAAATTTAGCCGCCGATACGCCCTTTGGCTTTGAGGCGAGCGTGGCCGGAGGCATACCTATCATAAAGACGCTACGCGAAGGGCTAAGTGCAAACCATATCCTCTCGATCAAAGGCATAATGAACGGCACGAGCAACTTTATCCTTACATCGATGATGAACGGCGGAGCGAATTTCGACGAAGCGCTGAGGACCGCTCAAAATTTAGGATATGCCGAGGCCGATCCTACCTTTGATATCGGCGGCTTTGATGCGGCGCATAAGCTGCTTATCCTTGCCAGCATCGCATACGGCGTGCACGGCGATCCCGAGGATATTTTGATCGAGGGCATCGAGCGGATAACGAAAGAGGATATATTTTTCGCAAATGATTTTGAATACGTGATAAAGCTGCTGGCTATCGCCAAAAAGGTAGGCGAAAAGGTCGAGCTGCGCGTGCATCCGGCCCTTGTGCCAAAAGACAAGATGATAGCCAAGGTCGATGGAGTGATGAACGCAGTCAGCGTCGTAGGTGACGCGGTCGGCGAGACGATGTATTACGGCGCTGGAGCGGGCGGAGCGGCTACGGCAAGTGCCGTGATAAGCGATCTAATCGACATCGCAAGAGGGCTTAAAACCCCTATGCTAGGCTACAAATCGCCCCTTGAAAAAGAGCTCAAGCTGCTTGCTCAAGATGAAATTCGCACGAAATATTATTTTAGACTGCGCGTCGAGGACAAGGTCGGCGTGCTGGCGAAGATCACAAATTTGATGAGCGAAAATCACCTTTCTATCGATAGCTTTTTACAAAAGCCAGTCACCAAAAGCGAGGGCGAGGTAACGCTATTTTTCACGACGCATACGAGCTTGGAGGCTGACGTCAAAAGCGTAATAGGGCTTTTGAAAAAGCAAAATTTCATAAAAGAAGATCCGTTTATGATAAGGATCGAAGAGTAG
- a CDS encoding YraN family protein, whose protein sequence is MGLREYLFGKSSEDKASRYLERLKFKIIERNFHSKFGEIDIIALKDEILHFIEVKATDGDYEAQYRLTASKYAKILKAVDYYLLKNGGNFDFQIDLLVIKKDEFELIENISL, encoded by the coding sequence GTGGGACTTAGAGAGTATCTCTTTGGCAAAAGCTCGGAAGATAAGGCCAGTAGGTACCTAGAGAGGCTGAAATTTAAAATAATCGAGCGAAATTTTCACTCAAAATTCGGCGAGATAGATATCATCGCCTTAAAAGATGAAATTTTGCACTTTATCGAGGTCAAGGCGACTGATGGCGATTACGAAGCGCAGTATAGATTGACCGCGTCAAAATACGCTAAAATTTTAAAAGCGGTCGATTATTATTTGCTTAAAAATGGCGGGAATTTTGATTTTCAGATCGATTTGCTCGTCATAAAAAAAGACGAATTCGAGCTGATAGAAAATATTAGTTTATAA